One Streptomyces mobaraensis NBRC 13819 = DSM 40847 DNA segment encodes these proteins:
- a CDS encoding 5-(carboxyamino)imidazole ribonucleotide synthase — MIIQARGRAGRAYGYPVGVTFPVVGMVGGGQLARMTHEAGIPLGIRFKLLSDTPQDSAAQVANEVVVGDYRDLDTLRAFAQGCDVITFDHEHVPTEHLRALEADGIPVRPGPDALVHAQDKGVMRAKLTEIDVPCPRHRIVADPADVERFAAEGDGFPVVLKTVRGGYDGKGVWVVRDAAGARDAFRAGVPVLAEEKVDFVRELAANVVRSPHGQAVAYPVVESIQVDGVCDTVIAPAPGLSPELSAEAQRLALRVAQELGVVGHLAVELFETRDGRILVNELAMRPHNSGHWTQDGAVTSQFANHVRAVLDLPLGDPRPRARWTVMANVLGGDYPDMYSAYLHCMARDPGLKIHMYGKDVKPGRKVGHVNTYGDDLDDVRERAAHAAGYLRGTITE; from the coding sequence ATGATCATCCAAGCCCGGGGCCGGGCCGGTCGTGCGTACGGATACCCTGTTGGCGTGACGTTCCCGGTAGTCGGCATGGTCGGCGGCGGTCAGCTCGCCCGTATGACCCACGAGGCGGGCATCCCCCTCGGCATCAGATTCAAGCTGCTCAGTGACACTCCGCAGGACTCGGCGGCGCAGGTCGCGAACGAGGTGGTGGTGGGGGACTACCGCGACCTCGACACCCTTCGTGCGTTCGCACAAGGCTGCGATGTGATCACCTTCGATCACGAGCACGTTCCGACCGAGCACCTACGGGCCCTGGAGGCGGACGGCATCCCCGTCCGCCCGGGGCCCGACGCGTTGGTGCACGCCCAGGACAAGGGCGTGATGCGGGCGAAGCTCACGGAGATCGACGTTCCCTGCCCACGCCACCGCATCGTGGCCGATCCGGCCGACGTCGAGCGGTTCGCGGCGGAGGGCGACGGCTTCCCCGTCGTCCTCAAGACGGTGCGCGGCGGCTACGACGGCAAGGGCGTGTGGGTGGTCCGCGACGCCGCGGGGGCGCGGGACGCCTTCCGCGCCGGGGTGCCTGTCCTCGCCGAGGAGAAGGTGGACTTCGTCCGCGAGCTGGCCGCCAACGTCGTGCGCTCCCCGCACGGCCAGGCCGTCGCCTACCCGGTCGTCGAGTCGATCCAGGTCGACGGCGTCTGCGACACGGTCATCGCCCCCGCCCCCGGCCTGTCCCCCGAGCTGTCCGCCGAGGCGCAGCGGCTCGCGCTGCGGGTCGCCCAGGAGCTGGGCGTCGTCGGTCACCTGGCCGTCGAGCTGTTCGAGACCCGGGACGGCCGGATCCTCGTCAACGAGCTGGCGATGCGCCCGCACAACTCCGGCCACTGGACCCAGGACGGCGCGGTCACCTCGCAGTTCGCCAACCACGTCCGGGCCGTCCTCGACCTGCCGCTCGGCGACCCGCGCCCGCGCGCCCGGTGGACCGTCATGGCCAATGTTCTGGGCGGCGACTATCCGGACATGTATTCCGCGTACCTCCATTGCATGGCACGCGACCCGGGACTGAAGATCCATATGTACGGCAAGGACGTCAAGCCCGGCCGCAAGGTCGGACACGTCAACACCTACGGCGACGACCTGGACGACGTGCGCGAGCGCGCCGCCCACGCCGCCGGATACCTGCGAGGGACGATCACCGAATGA
- a CDS encoding ATP-binding protein gives MRRRLINSTLAVVLVVIAVFGISLVIVETRTIESSAQESVQSEAVRLVSSVEGRLAGGERVEAGVLQQQIAQDRYARVEIPGRKPIEVGTRPEGGLIVSEQTGEHGERVRVEESRSAVSKEVGRTLLVILAVALLAVVAAVFLAVRQANRLTAPLTDLAETAERLGSGDPRPRHRRYGVPELDRVADVLDSSAERIARMLTAERRLAADASHQLRTPLTALSMRLEEITLTDDPDTVKEEATIALTQVERLTDVVQRLLTNSRDPKTGSAVTFDLDEVIKQQLEEWRPAIRAGGRALVRSGKQGLRAVGTPGAVSQVIATLIENSLTHGDGAVALRTRVTGNQAVVEVSDEGPGVPTDLGARVFERTVSGRNSTGLGLAVARDLAEADGGRLELLQQRPPVFALFLSMEAGPGSREPEREERGD, from the coding sequence GTGCGCCGCCGATTGATCAACTCCACGCTCGCCGTCGTCCTCGTCGTGATCGCGGTCTTCGGGATCTCGCTGGTCATCGTCGAGACGCGGACCATCGAGAGCAGCGCGCAGGAGAGCGTGCAGTCCGAGGCGGTGCGGCTGGTCAGCAGCGTCGAGGGGCGGCTGGCCGGCGGCGAACGGGTCGAGGCGGGCGTACTGCAGCAGCAGATCGCCCAGGACCGGTACGCGCGGGTGGAGATCCCCGGCCGCAAGCCCATCGAGGTCGGCACCCGCCCCGAGGGCGGGCTGATCGTCTCGGAGCAGACCGGGGAGCACGGCGAGCGGGTCCGGGTGGAGGAGTCCCGCTCGGCCGTCAGCAAGGAGGTCGGCCGGACGCTGCTGGTGATCCTCGCGGTGGCCCTGCTGGCCGTCGTCGCCGCCGTCTTCCTCGCCGTCCGGCAGGCCAACCGCCTGACCGCGCCCCTCACCGACCTCGCCGAGACCGCCGAGCGGCTCGGCTCCGGAGACCCCCGCCCCCGCCACCGCCGCTACGGCGTCCCCGAGCTGGACCGGGTCGCCGACGTCCTCGACAGCAGCGCGGAACGCATCGCCCGGATGCTCACGGCGGAACGGCGGCTCGCCGCCGACGCCTCCCACCAGCTCCGCACCCCGCTGACCGCGCTGTCCATGCGGCTGGAGGAGATCACGCTCACCGACGACCCGGACACGGTCAAGGAGGAGGCGACGATCGCCCTCACCCAGGTCGAGCGCCTCACCGACGTCGTCCAGCGGCTGCTGACCAACTCGCGCGACCCCAAGACCGGCTCCGCCGTCACCTTCGACCTCGACGAGGTGATCAAGCAGCAGCTGGAGGAATGGCGGCCCGCCATCCGCGCCGGCGGCCGGGCCCTGGTCCGCTCCGGCAAACAGGGGCTCCGCGCGGTGGGCACGCCCGGCGCGGTCTCGCAGGTCATCGCGACGCTGATCGAGAACTCCCTGACCCACGGCGACGGAGCGGTGGCCCTGCGCACTCGGGTCACCGGCAACCAGGCGGTGGTCGAGGTCTCCGACGAGGGTCCGGGCGTTCCGACGGACCTGGGCGCGCGGGTCTTCGAACGGACGGTCAGCGGCCGGAACTCGACGGGCCTGGGCCTGGCCGTCGCCCGGGACCTCGCGGAGGCGGACGGCGGCCGGCTGGAACTGCTCCAGCAGCGCCCGCCGGTGTTCGCGCTGTTCCTGAGCATGGAGGCGGGGCCGGGGAGCCGGGAGCCGGAGCGGGAGGAGCGGGGGGACTGA
- a CDS encoding GtrA family protein, whose protein sequence is MSHRRAVRSRLERLVREIAKFGAIGAVGFVVNTVIFNMCRHSGLAVVRSGVIATCFAIAANYVGNRYWTYRDCDKSRRSRELTLFLLFSGVGLVIENGILALSHYGFGLTSAVADNIAKNVVGLGIGTVFRFWSYRTWVFKRLPVTQATVEAAESFLAQAPKASATPEIPRQRHRASSTRH, encoded by the coding sequence ATGAGTCATCGGCGCGCAGTGCGTTCCCGGCTGGAGCGGCTGGTCCGCGAGATCGCCAAGTTCGGCGCCATCGGCGCGGTCGGCTTCGTGGTCAACACCGTCATCTTCAACATGTGCCGGCACTCGGGGCTGGCCGTGGTCCGCTCGGGCGTGATCGCCACCTGCTTCGCCATCGCGGCGAACTACGTCGGCAACCGCTACTGGACGTACCGCGACTGCGACAAGAGCCGCCGCAGCCGGGAGCTGACGCTGTTCCTGCTGTTCAGCGGCGTCGGCCTGGTGATCGAGAACGGGATCCTGGCGCTGTCGCACTACGGCTTCGGCCTTACTTCCGCGGTGGCGGACAACATCGCCAAGAACGTGGTGGGGCTGGGCATCGGGACGGTGTTCCGGTTCTGGTCGTACCGGACGTGGGTGTTCAAGCGGCTGCCGGTGACGCAGGCGACCGTCGAGGCGGCTGAATCGTTTCTGGCGCAGGCTCCGAAGGCTTCCGCCACTCCGGAGATCCCGCGCCAGCGGCACCGGGCTTCGTCGACGCGCCACTGA
- a CDS encoding dipeptidase produces MTEPLDRARELLAAHPIVDGHNDLPWALREQVSYDLDRRDIATDQSAAGLHTDLPRLRAGGVGAQFWSVYVRSDMAGDDAVSATLEQIDVVRRLAERHPADLRLAFTADDMEAARAEGRIASLMGAEGGHSINCSLATLRALYALGVRYMTLTHNDNIPWADSATDEPRAGGLTRFGEEVVREMNRLGMLVDLSHVSADTMRDAIRVSEAPVIFSHSSARAVCDHPRNVPDDVLASLAANGGVAMVTFVPKFVLPEAVAWTKAADENMRAHGFHPLDTKPEAMAVHQAFEAGHPRPVATAATVADHLDHMREVAGADHIGIGGDFDGTAFTPSDLSDVAGYPNLIAELLRRGWSEADIAKLTWGNAVRVLREAEAVSRAVAARRGPSIATIGQLDG; encoded by the coding sequence GTGACGGAACCGCTCGACCGCGCCCGCGAACTGCTGGCCGCCCACCCGATCGTCGACGGGCACAACGACCTCCCCTGGGCGCTGCGCGAACAGGTCTCCTACGACCTCGACCGCCGCGACATCGCCACCGACCAGAGCGCCGCCGGCCTCCACACCGACCTGCCCCGGCTGCGCGCCGGCGGCGTGGGCGCCCAGTTCTGGTCCGTGTACGTCCGCAGCGACATGGCCGGCGACGACGCGGTGAGCGCCACCCTCGAACAGATCGACGTCGTCCGGCGGCTCGCCGAACGCCACCCGGCGGACCTGCGGCTCGCCTTCACCGCCGACGACATGGAGGCCGCCCGCGCAGAGGGCCGCATCGCCTCCCTGATGGGCGCCGAGGGCGGCCACAGCATCAACTGCTCCCTGGCCACGCTGCGCGCCCTGTACGCGCTGGGCGTCCGCTATATGACCCTCACCCACAACGACAACATCCCGTGGGCGGACTCCGCGACCGACGAGCCGCGCGCCGGCGGCCTCACCCGCTTCGGCGAGGAGGTCGTGCGCGAGATGAACCGCCTCGGCATGCTCGTCGACCTCTCGCACGTCTCCGCCGACACCATGCGGGACGCGATCCGGGTCAGCGAGGCGCCGGTGATCTTCTCGCACTCCTCCGCCCGCGCGGTCTGCGACCACCCGCGCAACGTGCCCGACGACGTCCTGGCCTCGCTGGCGGCCAACGGGGGCGTCGCGATGGTGACGTTCGTCCCCAAGTTCGTCCTCCCCGAGGCAGTCGCCTGGACCAAGGCGGCGGACGAGAACATGCGCGCGCACGGCTTCCACCCCCTCGACACCAAGCCCGAGGCGATGGCCGTCCACCAGGCGTTCGAGGCCGGCCACCCCCGCCCGGTCGCGACGGCGGCGACGGTCGCGGACCACCTGGACCACATGCGGGAGGTCGCCGGGGCCGACCACATCGGCATCGGCGGCGACTTCGACGGCACCGCCTTCACGCCGTCGGACCTGTCGGACGTGGCCGGATACCCGAACCTGATCGCGGAGTTGCTGCGACGGGGGTGGTCGGAGGCGGACATCGCCAAGCTGACGTGGGGGAACGCGGTGCGGGTGCTGCGGGAGGCGGAAGCGGTTTCCCGGGCCGTTGCCGCGCGCCGCGGACCTTCGATCGCGACGATCGGTCAGTTGGACGGGTGA
- a CDS encoding peptide MFS transporter, with amino-acid sequence MASSLTKESTARDNTPVAGGKTLFGHPLGLAPLFLTEMWERFSYYGMRALLVLYLISGGPDAKSGSQGGGLAMPESTSLAIYSVYVAMVYLLAMPGGWFGDRVWGPRKTVAIAASVIMCGHLLLALPGKPTFFAGLALVAIGSGLLKSNISTMVGHLYNGPKDPRRDGGFTLFYIGINLGGLGAPLVIGTVGQQVSWHLGFTLAAIGMGLGLVAFLIGTRWLDPKSAEVPMPLTAAERNSWLLKGLIWLVIAAIFYGVVVGTGHFTINWALVPIALIGLIVPIFVLARIKRDKELTSEEQTKVSGYIWFFVAAAVFWGIFDQAGSTMSTFAEKKTTDNVFGIHFPSTWFQSVNSAWVLVLAPIFAAMWVSMARRKREPSSTVKFSAAMLLAGASFVLFAIPMKMATGGSTVSPMWLITIYMLQTLGELCLSPVGLSLTTKMAPKKYASQMMGVWFLAVTAGDCVMTLMATAGVDLNGFGVILGEAGVAALAGVAVWSSRKKIEALMGDVR; translated from the coding sequence ATGGCGTCCAGCCTGACGAAGGAGTCAACCGCGCGGGACAACACCCCCGTCGCCGGCGGTAAGACCCTCTTCGGCCACCCCCTCGGCCTGGCCCCCCTCTTCCTGACGGAGATGTGGGAGCGCTTTTCCTACTACGGAATGCGCGCCCTCCTCGTCCTCTACCTGATCTCCGGTGGCCCGGACGCCAAGTCCGGCAGCCAGGGCGGCGGTCTGGCCATGCCGGAGTCGACGTCGCTGGCCATCTACTCGGTGTACGTGGCCATGGTGTACCTGCTGGCCATGCCCGGCGGCTGGTTCGGCGACCGCGTCTGGGGTCCCCGCAAGACGGTGGCCATCGCGGCCAGCGTGATCATGTGCGGTCACCTGCTGCTCGCGCTGCCGGGCAAGCCCACCTTCTTCGCCGGTCTGGCGCTGGTGGCGATCGGTTCGGGTCTGCTGAAGTCCAACATCTCGACGATGGTCGGCCACCTCTACAACGGCCCCAAGGACCCGCGTCGCGACGGCGGCTTCACGCTCTTCTACATCGGCATCAACCTCGGTGGTCTCGGCGCGCCGCTGGTCATCGGCACCGTCGGCCAGCAGGTCAGCTGGCACCTGGGCTTCACCCTCGCCGCGATCGGCATGGGCCTCGGCCTGGTGGCGTTCCTCATCGGCACCCGCTGGCTGGACCCGAAGAGCGCCGAGGTCCCGATGCCGCTGACGGCGGCCGAGCGGAACTCGTGGCTGCTCAAGGGCCTGATCTGGCTCGTCATCGCCGCGATCTTCTACGGCGTCGTGGTCGGCACCGGTCACTTCACGATCAACTGGGCCCTCGTTCCGATCGCCCTCATCGGCCTGATCGTCCCGATCTTCGTCCTGGCCCGCATCAAGCGGGACAAGGAGCTGACGTCGGAGGAGCAGACCAAGGTCAGCGGCTACATCTGGTTCTTCGTCGCCGCCGCCGTGTTCTGGGGCATCTTCGACCAGGCCGGTTCGACGATGTCGACGTTCGCCGAGAAGAAGACCACGGACAACGTCTTCGGCATCCACTTCCCGTCCACCTGGTTCCAGTCGGTCAACTCCGCGTGGGTCCTGGTCCTCGCCCCGATCTTCGCGGCGATGTGGGTGTCGATGGCGCGCCGCAAGCGCGAGCCCAGCTCCACGGTGAAGTTCTCCGCGGCGATGCTGCTGGCCGGTGCCTCCTTCGTGCTCTTCGCCATCCCCATGAAGATGGCGACGGGCGGCTCGACCGTCAGCCCCATGTGGCTGATCACCATCTACATGCTGCAGACGCTCGGTGAACTCTGCCTGTCCCCCGTGGGTCTGTCGCTGACCACGAAGATGGCGCCCAAGAAGTACGCCAGCCAGATGATGGGTGTCTGGTTCCTCGCGGTCACCGCGGGTGACTGCGTCATGACCCTGATGGCCACGGCGGGCGTGGACCTCAACGGCTTCGGCGTGATCCTCGGCGAGGCCGGGGTCGCGGCCCTGGCGGGCGTCGCGGTCTGGTCGTCCCGCAAGAAGATCGAGGCCCTCATGGGCGACGTGCGCTGA
- a CDS encoding response regulator transcription factor — translation MTRVLLAEDDASISEPLARALRREGYEVEVREDGPTALAAGIKGDVDLLVLDLGLPGMDGLEVCRRLRTEGHGFPVLVLTARADEVDTVVGLDAGADDYVTKPFRLAELLARVRALLRRGAAESPQQGTATHGVRIDVESHRAWMGDEELQLTAKEFDLLRVLVRDAGRVVTRDQLMREVWDTTWWSSTKTLDMHISWLRKKLGDDAANPRYIATVRGVGFRFEKN, via the coding sequence ATGACCCGAGTACTGCTCGCCGAGGATGACGCGTCCATCTCGGAGCCGCTCGCACGCGCGCTGCGCCGTGAGGGGTATGAGGTGGAGGTACGAGAAGACGGTCCCACAGCGCTCGCCGCGGGGATCAAGGGAGACGTCGACCTGCTCGTCCTCGATCTCGGGCTGCCCGGAATGGACGGTCTGGAGGTCTGCCGGCGGCTGCGCACCGAGGGCCACGGCTTCCCGGTGCTGGTCCTCACCGCCCGGGCCGACGAGGTCGACACCGTCGTCGGGCTGGACGCCGGCGCCGACGACTACGTCACCAAGCCGTTCCGCCTCGCCGAGCTGCTCGCCCGCGTCCGGGCCCTGCTCCGGCGCGGCGCCGCCGAGTCCCCCCAGCAGGGGACGGCGACGCACGGCGTCCGGATCGACGTCGAGTCGCACCGCGCCTGGATGGGCGACGAGGAACTCCAGCTCACCGCCAAGGAGTTCGACCTGCTCCGGGTCCTGGTCCGGGACGCGGGCCGGGTCGTCACCCGCGACCAGCTGATGCGCGAGGTCTGGGACACCACCTGGTGGTCGTCCACCAAGACCCTCGACATGCACATCTCCTGGCTGCGCAAGAAGCTCGGGGACGACGCGGCCAACCCGCGCTACATCGCCACCGTGCGCGGCGTCGGCTTCCGGTTCGAGAAGAACTAG
- the purE gene encoding 5-(carboxyamino)imidazole ribonucleotide mutase has translation MSSSPGTGAPVVGIVMGSDSDWPVMEAAAQALAEFEVPYEVDVVSAHRMPREMVAYGERAAGRGLKAIIAGAGGAAHLPGMLASVTTLPVIGVPVPLKYLDGMDSLLSIVQMPAGVPVATVSVGGARNAGLLAVRMLAAHDPGLSARMSRFQEELNEQATEKGRRLRAKAQGETGFGFGK, from the coding sequence ATGAGCAGCTCCCCCGGCACCGGCGCCCCGGTCGTCGGCATCGTCATGGGCTCCGACTCCGACTGGCCCGTCATGGAGGCCGCCGCCCAGGCGCTCGCCGAGTTCGAGGTCCCTTACGAGGTCGACGTCGTCTCCGCGCACCGGATGCCCCGCGAGATGGTCGCCTACGGAGAGCGGGCGGCCGGCCGGGGGCTGAAGGCGATCATCGCGGGCGCGGGCGGCGCGGCCCACCTGCCCGGCATGCTGGCCTCCGTCACCACCCTCCCGGTGATCGGCGTCCCGGTCCCGCTCAAGTACCTCGACGGCATGGACTCGCTCCTCTCCATCGTCCAGATGCCGGCCGGCGTCCCCGTCGCCACCGTCTCCGTCGGCGGCGCCCGCAACGCGGGCCTGCTCGCCGTGCGCATGCTCGCCGCGCACGACCCCGGCCTGAGCGCCCGGATGAGCCGCTTCCAGGAGGAGCTCAACGAGCAGGCGACGGAGAAGGGCCGCCGCCTGCGCGCCAAGGCACAGGGCGAGACCGGCTTCGGCTTCGGAAAGTAG
- a CDS encoding UDP-glucose dehydrogenase family protein, whose product MAPKITVIGTGYLGATHAAAMAELGFEVLGLDVVPEKVEMLARAEVPMYEPGLEDLLRKHVAGLEGSSGRLRFTTSWEEVGEFGDVHFICVNTPQKHGEYACDMSYVDAAVASLAPRLNRPALVVGKSTVPVGSAARLARKLAELAPAGEEVELAWNPEFLREGFAVQDTLHPDRIVVGVEGERAEKVLREVYATPIGEGSPFVVTDYPTAELVKTAANSFLATKISFINAMAEVCEAADGDVAKLAEAIGHDERIGKKFLRAGIGFGGGCLPKDIRAFMARAGELGADQALTFLREVDSINMRRRGHMVELAREAVGGGFLGRRVAVLGATFKPDSDDVRDSPALNVAGQIHLQGGQVTVYDPKGMENARRVFPTLGYAASASEACRGAHVVLHLTEWAEFRELDPAALREVVASPQILDGRNALHAGAWRAAGWTFRAMGRPRA is encoded by the coding sequence ATGGCCCCCAAGATCACTGTGATCGGCACCGGCTACCTCGGCGCCACCCACGCGGCGGCCATGGCCGAGCTCGGTTTCGAAGTCCTGGGCCTCGATGTGGTCCCGGAGAAGGTCGAGATGCTCGCCCGGGCCGAGGTGCCCATGTACGAGCCGGGCCTGGAGGACCTGCTGCGCAAGCACGTCGCGGGGCTGGAGGGATCCAGCGGGCGGCTGCGGTTCACCACCTCGTGGGAGGAGGTCGGCGAGTTCGGCGACGTCCACTTCATCTGCGTCAACACCCCGCAGAAGCACGGCGAGTACGCGTGCGACATGTCGTACGTGGACGCCGCGGTCGCCTCGCTCGCCCCGCGGCTGAACCGGCCCGCGCTCGTCGTCGGCAAGTCCACCGTGCCCGTCGGCAGCGCCGCCCGCCTGGCCCGCAAGCTCGCCGAACTCGCCCCCGCCGGCGAGGAGGTGGAGCTCGCCTGGAACCCCGAGTTCCTCCGCGAGGGCTTCGCCGTCCAGGACACCCTGCACCCCGACCGCATCGTCGTCGGCGTCGAGGGCGAGCGCGCGGAGAAGGTGCTGCGCGAGGTGTACGCGACGCCGATCGGCGAGGGTTCGCCGTTCGTCGTCACCGACTACCCGACCGCCGAGCTGGTGAAGACCGCCGCCAACTCCTTCCTCGCCACGAAGATCTCCTTCATCAACGCGATGGCCGAGGTGTGCGAGGCCGCCGACGGCGACGTCGCCAAACTGGCCGAGGCCATAGGGCACGACGAGCGGATCGGGAAGAAGTTCCTGCGCGCCGGCATCGGCTTCGGCGGCGGCTGCCTGCCCAAGGACATCCGCGCCTTCATGGCCCGCGCCGGCGAGCTGGGTGCCGACCAGGCGCTCACCTTCCTCCGCGAGGTCGACTCCATCAACATGCGGCGGCGCGGGCACATGGTCGAGCTCGCTCGCGAAGCGGTGGGGGGTGGCTTCCTCGGACGGCGGGTCGCCGTGCTCGGCGCCACTTTCAAGCCGGATTCGGACGATGTGCGGGACTCGCCCGCGCTGAACGTGGCCGGGCAGATCCATCTGCAGGGCGGTCAGGTGACCGTGTACGACCCGAAGGGGATGGAGAACGCTCGGCGGGTGTTCCCGACGCTTGGTTACGCGGCGAGTGCGTCGGAGGCTTGCCGGGGGGCGCATGTGGTGTTGCACCTGACCGAGTGGGCGGAGTTCCGGGAGCTGGATCCCGCGGCGCTGCGGGAGGTTGTGGCTTCGCCGCAGATTCTGGACGGTCGCAATGCGTTGCACGCTGGCGCGTGGCGGGCGGCCGGGTGGACGTTCCGGGCCATGGGGCGGCCGCGGGCTTAG
- a CDS encoding ATP-binding protein has product MSTTRPYPPAPGDPGPEAHGSAAAEPAEAGPPGGPARRLPLVGVSGAVPLSRDFTRQALRDWGWLPAANADHRAAAEDVLLVVSELVTNACLHAGGPAELLVSNRGTKVLRLEVSDLGNGEPVPRTPHRAGRPGGHGMFIVQRLCLDWGVVRNADGAGKTVWAELAAPS; this is encoded by the coding sequence ATGAGCACCACCCGGCCGTACCCGCCGGCGCCGGGCGACCCCGGCCCGGAGGCGCACGGCTCAGCCGCGGCCGAGCCCGCCGAAGCGGGGCCACCGGGCGGGCCGGCCCGCAGGCTCCCCCTCGTCGGGGTCAGCGGCGCCGTTCCCCTGTCCCGTGACTTCACCCGCCAGGCGCTCCGCGACTGGGGGTGGCTGCCCGCGGCCAACGCCGATCACCGGGCCGCCGCCGAGGACGTCCTGCTGGTCGTCTCCGAGCTCGTCACCAACGCCTGCCTGCACGCGGGCGGCCCGGCCGAGCTGCTCGTCAGCAACCGCGGGACGAAGGTGCTGCGGCTGGAGGTCTCCGACCTCGGCAACGGCGAGCCGGTGCCCCGGACCCCGCACCGCGCGGGCCGCCCCGGCGGGCACGGCATGTTCATCGTCCAGCGGCTGTGCCTGGACTGGGGTGTCGTCCGCAACGCGGACGGCGCGGGAAAGACGGTCTGGGCGGAACTGGCCGCCCCCTCGTAG
- a CDS encoding STAS domain-containing protein translates to MRDGMRRYQEKGVGVVSGTRLRVEVRRHGASAVVKPEGELDHHTADLLREPLESCAEEVGARIVVDCSGLEFCDSTGLNVLLGARLKAEAAGGSVHLAAMRPVVARVFEITGAGAVFAVHSSLDAALAE, encoded by the coding sequence ATGCGCGATGGCATGCGGAGATACCAGGAAAAAGGTGTCGGAGTCGTGAGCGGGACCCGGCTGCGGGTGGAGGTCCGGCGGCACGGGGCGAGCGCGGTCGTGAAGCCGGAGGGTGAGCTCGATCACCATACGGCCGATCTCCTGCGCGAGCCGCTGGAGAGCTGCGCCGAGGAGGTCGGCGCGCGCATCGTCGTCGACTGCTCGGGGCTGGAGTTCTGCGACTCCACCGGCCTCAACGTACTGCTCGGTGCCCGGTTGAAGGCGGAGGCCGCCGGCGGTTCCGTCCATCTGGCGGCGATGCGGCCGGTGGTGGCCCGGGTGTTCGAGATCACGGGCGCCGGCGCGGTCTTCGCGGTGCACAGCAGTCTCGACGCGGCTCTCGCCGAGTGA